A single Gemmatimonadota bacterium DNA region contains:
- a CDS encoding MBL fold metallo-hydrolase — protein sequence MIVAVSIPAYWWLLVESHTASPAAYAIDIARVRQLADSQAGEKPQLIRVETVAHLSAPRTIVVAGDGWQRTDLPVSSYELVYRDHVALVDAALDAGIAKSMSARVFDTAAYSRMSGALARATLILVTHEHPDHVGGLLAQPNLKALLAVTRLTREQVAELEANLKSDPFAALHLPSNIFDGYRPLDYVRYHAVAPGVVLIKAPGHTPGSQMVYVRRADGVEFLFVGDVAWQMENIETGREKARVVTFLAGEDRDKVREELAGLHQLHAAEPELRMMPGHDAAAIDSLVKNGLLVKGF from the coding sequence GTGATCGTCGCCGTGAGCATCCCCGCATACTGGTGGCTCCTTGTTGAAAGCCATACGGCTTCGCCAGCTGCGTATGCCATCGACATCGCCCGGGTAAGACAGCTTGCCGACTCGCAAGCCGGGGAGAAACCGCAGCTCATTCGCGTCGAAACCGTGGCGCATCTGTCGGCGCCCAGGACGATTGTTGTTGCGGGAGACGGCTGGCAACGCACCGATCTGCCGGTGTCGTCCTACGAGCTGGTATATCGCGATCACGTGGCGCTCGTCGATGCGGCGCTCGACGCTGGCATCGCCAAATCCATGAGCGCGCGGGTCTTCGACACCGCTGCGTATTCACGGATGAGCGGCGCGCTGGCCCGCGCCACCCTGATCCTCGTGACGCATGAGCATCCGGACCACGTCGGCGGCCTGCTGGCTCAACCGAACCTGAAAGCCCTGTTGGCCGTCACGCGCCTAACGCGAGAACAGGTCGCCGAGCTCGAGGCGAACCTCAAGTCGGATCCTTTCGCCGCGCTGCATCTGCCGTCCAACATTTTCGATGGCTATCGACCGCTCGACTATGTCCGATACCACGCGGTCGCTCCCGGGGTGGTGCTGATCAAGGCTCCAGGCCACACGCCGGGCAGTCAGATGGTGTATGTCCGCCGAGCCGACGGGGTGGAGTTCCTGTTCGTGGGCGATGTCGCGTGGCAGATGGAAAACATCGAGACCGGTCGAGAAAAGGCCCGAGTGGTGACATTTCTGGCTGGCGAGGATCGCGACAAGGTTCGGGAGGAATTGGCGGGACTCCATCAACTTCATGCCGCCGAGCCCGAGCTCCGCATGATGCCGGGACATGACGCCGCAGCTATCGACTCTCTGGTGAAGAACGGATTGCTGGTGAAAGGGTTCTGA
- a CDS encoding SRPBCC family protein produces the protein MAATGWDASPQSATADREIVISRVIDAPRELVFEAFTEVRHLSRWWGPDGFTTTTRAFEFRVGGDWDFVMHGPDGTDYEEWIAWTEITPPERIALLHGESRGDPNAFESLLTFAPDGAATRIEMRTVFPTREMRDEVVEKYHAIEGGQQTLSNLAAYVTDILLNGVEN, from the coding sequence ATGGCAGCAACAGGATGGGACGCGTCGCCGCAGTCCGCGACGGCCGACCGCGAGATCGTGATCTCCCGGGTCATCGATGCCCCGCGAGAGCTGGTGTTCGAGGCGTTCACGGAGGTGCGGCACCTGTCGCGATGGTGGGGGCCGGATGGGTTCACCACCACGACGCGGGCGTTCGAGTTCCGCGTCGGCGGGGATTGGGACTTCGTGATGCACGGACCGGACGGTACGGACTACGAGGAGTGGATCGCCTGGACCGAGATCACCCCGCCGGAGCGGATCGCGCTGCTGCACGGCGAGTCACGCGGCGACCCGAACGCCTTCGAGTCGCTCCTGACGTTCGCGCCAGACGGCGCAGCGACCCGAATCGAGATGCGCACGGTGTTCCCCACCAGGGAGATGCGCGACGAGGTGGTCGAGAAGTACCACGCAATCGAAGGCGGTCAGCAGACGCTGAGCAACCTGGCTGCGTACGTCACCGATATTCTTCTGAACGGAGTCGAGAACTGA
- a CDS encoding metalloregulator ArsR/SmtB family transcription factor — translation MARAATTSDVFNAIAEPRRRQILVLLRSGERPVTELAHELGMSQPGASKHLRVLREVGLLSERKAGKQRLYRLDARGLRPLHEWTGGFEQFWNESFDRLDAYVQDLKHARREE, via the coding sequence ATGGCAAGAGCAGCAACGACGTCGGACGTCTTCAACGCGATCGCCGAGCCGCGGCGGCGACAGATTCTGGTGCTGCTGCGGTCGGGCGAGCGGCCGGTGACGGAGTTGGCCCACGAGCTGGGGATGAGCCAGCCGGGGGCATCCAAGCACCTGCGGGTGCTTCGGGAGGTCGGACTGCTGAGCGAGCGCAAGGCGGGCAAGCAACGGCTGTACCGACTCGACGCCCGCGGGCTGCGACCGCTTCACGAGTGGACGGGCGGATTCGAGCAGTTCTGGAACGAGAGCTTCGACCGGCTGGACGCGTATGTCCAGGATCTCAAACATGCAAGACGGGAGGAGTGA
- a CDS encoding protein kinase has protein sequence MPSESIGVSSYGEPVSTGTQSTQPQGALTNVGPYRIVRLLGEGGMGVVYLAEQDEPVRRQVALKILRHGLNTNEVVARFHAEQQTLAMMEHPNITRVYDAGVTESGLPYFVMEYVVGHTITEYAATHRLSVRERIDLFIQVCRAVQHAHQKGIVHRDIKPSNVIVTDTDGEPLCKVIDFGIAKAIAPALASARLTMTGMALGTPAYMSPEQFLSDGTDIDTRADIYALGAMLYELLAGVLPFDSTKSSGMAALLAQHITNDPPQPSVRFGGLPAEQRAMLAAERRTDAATLRRTLAGDLDAVILEALERDRERRYATANAFALDLENYLANKPVAAHTSSVAYRAGKFTRRHRVGVTFAATVLVLLSAAAIGATVQARRLARARAVAVARQGQAEDLIGFMLGDLRDKLTVMGRLDVLDSVGAKALVYFAAVPASQLSDEESFRRAQALQQLGEVRMAQGKLPDAARLMGQSLAISERLAQRDSLNGRWQMGLAHSHFWAGNVDWELGSIDSALAHFVPFVTISRRLIAHYPDSLEYRAELAYALNNIGFAKEASGDIRGALSSYMASLGINQSLVNRDPKKLEWQVSLAAEHNAAAVAQRKLGDLAGALASHDTELVIKQSLLAHDSTNVEYEHYVGIAHAYRGELRMLTGDERGALEDASATRALYARIVAHDTTNASMQWSLAKTERQIAQIHLEDGNPQAALAELSAAQPIIRRLLLKSPINPRAAAERIRSGTVQAQSLVAIGRAKDAVVVAQRVALEADSAVATKPSDIEHRLAATEASLALGDAQSQIGDAAGARAAWSHALSLIDSTATATRQTELLAAQATALLELGRENDAALITTELLRRGYRRPSFLRLVRKHQRSAA, from the coding sequence GTGCCGTCCGAGTCCATTGGCGTAAGCTCCTACGGGGAGCCGGTATCGACCGGCACCCAATCGACTCAACCACAGGGCGCTCTCACGAACGTTGGGCCCTACCGCATCGTTCGCCTCCTCGGCGAAGGCGGTATGGGCGTCGTGTATCTCGCAGAACAGGACGAACCTGTTCGCCGCCAGGTGGCCCTCAAGATTCTCCGCCACGGGCTCAATACCAACGAGGTCGTCGCGCGCTTCCACGCCGAGCAGCAGACTCTGGCAATGATGGAGCACCCGAACATCACGCGCGTTTACGACGCGGGTGTCACGGAGTCGGGGCTGCCGTATTTCGTCATGGAATACGTGGTGGGACACACCATCACCGAGTACGCTGCCACGCACCGCCTCAGCGTACGCGAACGCATCGATCTGTTCATTCAGGTTTGCCGAGCGGTACAGCACGCGCATCAGAAGGGAATCGTGCATCGCGACATCAAGCCGTCCAATGTCATCGTCACGGATACGGACGGCGAGCCGCTGTGCAAGGTGATCGACTTCGGAATCGCGAAAGCCATCGCGCCCGCCCTCGCAAGCGCGCGCCTGACGATGACTGGCATGGCGCTCGGAACTCCAGCATACATGAGCCCGGAGCAGTTCCTCTCCGACGGGACCGACATCGATACTCGCGCGGACATCTACGCACTCGGCGCGATGCTGTACGAATTACTCGCCGGTGTGCTGCCGTTCGATTCCACAAAGTCTTCCGGAATGGCGGCGTTGCTGGCCCAGCACATAACCAATGACCCGCCCCAACCGAGTGTCCGATTCGGCGGACTGCCAGCCGAGCAGCGCGCAATGCTGGCCGCGGAACGTCGTACTGACGCAGCTACGCTCAGGCGCACACTTGCAGGCGATCTGGACGCTGTCATCCTGGAAGCCCTCGAGCGCGATCGTGAGCGACGCTACGCGACCGCCAACGCTTTCGCGCTCGATCTCGAGAACTACCTGGCGAACAAACCCGTCGCTGCGCATACCTCCAGCGTCGCGTATCGCGCTGGGAAGTTCACGCGGCGTCATCGAGTCGGTGTGACCTTCGCGGCAACAGTGCTCGTTCTTCTGTCCGCAGCTGCCATCGGCGCGACTGTCCAGGCGCGACGACTTGCGCGCGCGCGTGCCGTTGCAGTCGCACGGCAGGGTCAGGCGGAGGACCTGATCGGATTCATGCTTGGCGATCTGCGCGACAAGCTGACGGTGATGGGACGGCTCGATGTGCTGGATTCCGTTGGCGCCAAGGCACTCGTCTATTTCGCTGCCGTCCCCGCGTCACAACTGAGCGACGAAGAGTCGTTCCGTCGTGCGCAGGCGCTGCAGCAACTGGGCGAGGTGCGCATGGCGCAGGGCAAGTTACCGGACGCTGCCCGTTTGATGGGACAGTCTCTTGCTATCTCGGAGAGGCTGGCGCAGCGCGATTCGTTGAACGGTCGATGGCAGATGGGACTCGCTCACAGCCATTTCTGGGCTGGCAATGTCGATTGGGAACTCGGAAGCATCGATTCAGCACTCGCTCATTTTGTACCGTTCGTCACGATCAGTCGGCGTCTGATCGCGCACTATCCGGACAGTCTGGAATATCGCGCCGAGTTGGCGTACGCGCTGAACAACATCGGTTTTGCGAAGGAAGCGAGCGGCGACATCCGTGGTGCACTTTCGTCCTACATGGCGAGCCTCGGAATCAACCAGAGCCTCGTGAATCGCGATCCAAAGAAGCTGGAGTGGCAGGTCAGTCTTGCCGCGGAGCACAATGCCGCGGCTGTGGCCCAGCGTAAACTCGGCGATCTCGCCGGCGCGCTCGCGAGCCACGACACCGAACTGGTAATCAAGCAGTCGCTGCTGGCACACGATTCAACCAACGTCGAATACGAGCACTACGTCGGCATCGCGCATGCGTACCGTGGTGAGCTTCGCATGTTGACGGGCGACGAAAGGGGCGCACTCGAGGACGCGTCGGCGACGCGTGCGCTCTACGCCAGGATCGTCGCGCACGACACGACCAACGCGTCGATGCAATGGAGCCTTGCGAAGACCGAGCGGCAGATTGCGCAGATTCATCTGGAGGACGGAAATCCGCAGGCCGCGCTCGCCGAGCTGAGCGCGGCCCAGCCGATTATTCGCCGTCTGTTGCTCAAGTCTCCGATCAATCCGCGCGCCGCCGCTGAACGAATACGGTCCGGCACCGTGCAGGCGCAAAGTCTGGTTGCGATCGGGCGCGCAAAGGACGCGGTGGTCGTCGCACAGCGCGTGGCATTGGAAGCCGATTCGGCCGTCGCAACAAAACCGAGCGACATCGAGCACCGTCTCGCGGCGACGGAGGCAAGTCTCGCGTTGGGTGACGCACAATCGCAGATCGGTGACGCTGCTGGCGCACGCGCCGCGTGGTCGCATGCTCTTTCGCTCATCGATTCCACGGCGACTGCGACCAGGCAGACAGAACTGCTTGCGGCGCAGGCTACCGCGTTACTCGAGCTCGGACGTGAGAACGACGCCGCGCTGATCACCACCGAACTTCTTCGGCGCGGCTACCGCAGACCTTCGTTCCTCAGGCTGGTCCGCAAACATCAACGCTCTGCGGCGTGA
- a CDS encoding EAL domain-containing protein, producing the protein MTPTPQVATAAGPRNATGAVAEADECFTPAAALGAIYRQADRWIAVFISAHLLFAVAIAPVYGTWNAVVLVGGGLALSFVVSAWRWPGSFWTRCLAGVALQGFAALHIYQMHGLAEMHFFIFTAVTMMIAYQDVVALWPGVICIVAQHTLFAYWHNQGQPIGGVPFFDHSHAGTMQLGFHFGIAVVEVVIASFWSYALRQRTIRDARQRAALAGVNAALAEREADTARSLALVEATLEATADGILVLDGTGRVTDYNKRVAEMWAISPHLLAEGDGTAVRNRLLAQVCDPVALGAYYAVTGGEPIYQRLDQVELTDGRVFECHVRPQHIGTNAVGRVLSFHDVTARVRLERELAHQALTDALTGLANRVLFRDRVAHALARGSRNAGSVAVLLVDLDGFKLVNDGLGHGVGDAVLCRVAECFQHAVRDGDTVARLGGDEFAILLEDVRTVDEADAAAARLYSALMLPVTVTLPQPGAAPSGDADRDGTNEGRGAGSEREIFVKASVGIALATPGEDAEALLRNADVAMYAAKARGKGQAMHFERSMHEQALTRLRLEEDLRVSVADLMNGGESPFAVVFQPIVALDTHRVVSAEALVRWNHPRRGLISPEEFIPVAEDTGLIVPLGLWVLTQACTAAASWPLSAEDSEIGVSVNLSGRQLQEASIVDDVRGVLALTGLAPERLTLEITESVVMRDTSETLDQLRALKTLGLRLAVDDFGTGYSSLSYLRQFPVDVLKIDKSFIDGIARGGDGAALARTIVALADTLQLRTVAEGIEDGAQHTALRGLGCTLGQGFLFARPMTHGELLRCIAGSAPASSPLSRRT; encoded by the coding sequence ATGACGCCCACCCCCCAGGTCGCCACAGCCGCTGGCCCGCGGAACGCGACCGGCGCGGTTGCGGAGGCCGACGAGTGCTTCACGCCGGCCGCGGCGCTCGGGGCTATCTATCGTCAGGCCGACCGGTGGATCGCGGTCTTCATCTCCGCTCATCTCCTCTTTGCGGTCGCGATCGCGCCTGTATACGGAACCTGGAACGCCGTAGTCCTGGTTGGCGGCGGGCTCGCCCTGTCGTTCGTTGTAAGTGCGTGGCGCTGGCCGGGCTCGTTCTGGACGCGCTGCCTGGCGGGCGTAGCACTCCAGGGATTCGCCGCTCTGCACATCTATCAGATGCACGGCCTCGCGGAGATGCACTTCTTCATCTTCACCGCCGTGACGATGATGATCGCCTATCAGGACGTCGTCGCGCTCTGGCCAGGCGTCATATGCATTGTAGCGCAGCATACGCTGTTCGCATACTGGCACAATCAGGGGCAACCGATTGGCGGAGTACCGTTCTTCGACCACAGTCACGCGGGAACCATGCAGCTTGGTTTCCACTTCGGGATCGCCGTCGTGGAGGTCGTGATCGCGTCATTCTGGAGCTACGCTCTCCGCCAGCGAACCATTCGCGACGCAAGGCAGCGTGCGGCACTGGCCGGCGTGAATGCCGCGCTCGCCGAGCGAGAGGCAGACACTGCGCGCTCTCTGGCACTCGTCGAAGCAACGCTGGAAGCGACCGCCGACGGTATCCTCGTACTCGACGGTACTGGCAGGGTCACGGACTACAACAAGCGCGTGGCGGAAATGTGGGCGATCTCGCCCCATCTCCTCGCCGAAGGCGACGGCACCGCCGTCCGGAACCGTCTCCTCGCGCAGGTGTGCGACCCCGTTGCGCTTGGGGCGTACTACGCTGTCACAGGGGGCGAGCCAATATACCAGCGGCTCGATCAGGTGGAGCTCACCGACGGCCGTGTGTTCGAATGTCACGTGCGCCCCCAGCACATCGGCACAAACGCAGTGGGACGCGTGCTCAGTTTCCACGATGTCACGGCGCGCGTTCGCCTGGAGCGTGAGCTGGCACATCAGGCGCTCACCGACGCATTGACAGGACTCGCCAACCGCGTCCTGTTCCGCGATCGCGTAGCGCACGCGCTTGCGCGTGGCAGCCGCAACGCTGGCAGCGTCGCGGTACTGCTCGTCGACCTTGACGGGTTCAAGCTGGTCAATGACGGGCTGGGGCACGGTGTTGGCGACGCAGTGCTGTGCAGGGTTGCCGAGTGTTTCCAGCATGCCGTACGCGATGGTGACACGGTCGCGAGACTCGGCGGCGACGAGTTCGCCATCCTGCTCGAGGACGTCAGGACCGTGGACGAAGCGGACGCTGCCGCAGCGCGATTGTATTCCGCACTGATGCTGCCGGTCACCGTGACGCTGCCGCAACCCGGCGCCGCGCCATCTGGCGATGCGGACAGAGACGGAACCAACGAAGGGCGCGGCGCCGGCTCCGAGCGCGAGATTTTCGTGAAGGCAAGCGTCGGTATTGCGCTCGCCACACCGGGTGAGGACGCGGAAGCCTTGCTGCGCAATGCCGACGTCGCGATGTACGCCGCGAAAGCACGCGGAAAGGGGCAGGCCATGCACTTCGAGCGGTCGATGCACGAGCAGGCACTCACGCGTCTGCGACTCGAAGAGGACCTGCGCGTGTCAGTGGCAGATCTGATGAATGGCGGCGAAAGTCCGTTCGCCGTGGTCTTCCAACCCATCGTGGCGCTGGACACGCACCGCGTGGTAAGTGCCGAAGCGCTGGTGCGCTGGAATCACCCGCGGCGCGGACTGATCTCCCCCGAGGAGTTCATCCCGGTCGCGGAGGACACCGGCCTCATCGTTCCACTCGGCCTCTGGGTGCTCACTCAGGCGTGCACCGCTGCCGCGAGCTGGCCGCTTTCAGCCGAGGACAGTGAAATCGGTGTGTCGGTCAACCTTTCGGGACGACAGCTCCAGGAAGCTTCCATCGTCGACGATGTACGTGGCGTGCTCGCGCTGACCGGACTTGCACCGGAGCGACTGACGCTCGAAATCACCGAAAGCGTAGTCATGCGCGACACGTCCGAGACCCTGGACCAGCTGAGAGCGCTCAAGACACTCGGACTCCGCCTGGCGGTCGACGATTTCGGCACGGGATACTCCTCGCTCAGCTATCTCAGGCAGTTCCCGGTGGACGTGCTCAAGATCGACAAGAGTTTCATCGACGGAATCGCGCGTGGCGGCGACGGCGCCGCACTGGCACGCACCATCGTTGCGCTCGCAGACACACTTCAACTCCGGACGGTAGCTGAAGGCATCGAAGATGGCGCGCAGCATACGGCCCTTCGCGGGCTCGGCTGCACGCTCGGACAGGGCTTCCTGTTTGCGCGACCCATGACGCATGGCGAACTCCTGCGGTGCATCGCGGGAAGTGCCCCGGCGTCGTCGCCGCTATCACGACGTACATGA
- a CDS encoding methylated-DNA--[protein]-cysteine S-methyltransferase, giving the protein MPISHTVIDSPLGELTLVAHHGVLSGVYFPDHSRLPDAATFGPYVRTGFEAVGQQLGEYFAGDRIEFDLSLAPRGSAFQLRVWNLLREIPYGETRSYGQLAKQLGNVALAREVGGANARNPLSIIVPCHRVVGADGRLVGYAGGLERKRFLLDLEAPATSGQLHIGGRPWRTSRTDGGNG; this is encoded by the coding sequence ATGCCCATCAGTCACACAGTCATCGATTCACCACTTGGCGAATTGACTCTCGTCGCTCACCACGGCGTGCTGTCCGGAGTGTACTTCCCGGATCATTCGCGCCTGCCCGACGCTGCTACGTTCGGACCATACGTACGGACCGGTTTCGAGGCAGTTGGCCAGCAACTCGGCGAGTACTTCGCTGGCGATCGAATCGAGTTCGATCTTTCACTGGCTCCGCGCGGCAGCGCATTTCAGTTGCGCGTGTGGAATCTGCTGCGCGAAATACCGTATGGTGAGACACGTTCGTACGGTCAGCTTGCGAAGCAGTTGGGAAACGTGGCGCTTGCACGTGAAGTGGGAGGAGCGAATGCTCGCAATCCGCTCAGTATAATCGTCCCGTGTCACCGGGTAGTCGGCGCTGACGGGCGGCTGGTTGGCTACGCCGGCGGACTCGAGCGGAAACGCTTCCTGCTGGATCTGGAAGCGCCAGCCACGTCGGGGCAACTACACATCGGCGGCCGGCCCTGGCGCACAAGCCGCACTGATGGCGGAAACGGCTAG
- the mug gene encoding G/U mismatch-specific DNA glycosylase: MKQLAQPEKPSHPPATLPDILDTGLSVIFCGINPGMRAAMAGHHFTGGGNRFWRTIHLAGFTPEQIAPDDDRTILQYGCGLTTAVERPTARASELSKHEFLAASAGLEKKIEHFAPEYVAFLGKAAYSSMSGLHKVEWGLQSLTLGGSKVWILPNPSGLNRAFSLNDLVRHYGELRQASRHFRTWH, from the coding sequence GTGAAGCAACTCGCGCAGCCTGAGAAACCATCCCATCCGCCCGCAACACTTCCGGACATCCTGGATACCGGCCTGTCGGTGATCTTTTGCGGCATCAATCCCGGAATGCGCGCGGCCATGGCGGGACACCATTTTACCGGTGGCGGAAATCGCTTCTGGCGCACGATTCATCTTGCCGGTTTTACGCCCGAGCAAATAGCGCCGGATGATGATCGCACAATTCTGCAGTACGGCTGTGGCCTGACTACGGCGGTCGAGCGTCCAACCGCGCGTGCAAGCGAACTCTCGAAGCACGAATTTCTCGCCGCGTCCGCAGGCCTCGAGAAGAAGATCGAGCACTTCGCGCCGGAATATGTCGCCTTCCTCGGAAAGGCCGCATACTCGTCCATGTCCGGGCTCCACAAAGTCGAGTGGGGGCTCCAATCACTCACCCTTGGCGGCTCGAAGGTGTGGATACTGCCAAACCCAAGCGGTCTGAATCGCGCATTCAGCCTGAACGACCTCGTTCGCCACTATGGAGAGTTGCGCCAGGCATCTCGCCACTTTCGGACATGGCATTGA
- a CDS encoding SRPBCC domain-containing protein, with product MSTTRISRHIDATIQAEMTVSYTLRDAHGGTDIAAVHDGVPRGVSPQDNETGWSMSLGMVAKLLESRA from the coding sequence ATGAGCACGACACGCATCAGCCGCCACATCGACGCAACGATTCAGGCGGAGATGACGGTCTCATACACGCTCCGCGACGCGCATGGCGGCACAGACATCGCTGCCGTGCACGACGGCGTGCCGCGCGGCGTTTCGCCGCAGGACAACGAAACCGGCTGGAGCATGTCGCTGGGAATGGTTGCGAAGCTTCTGGAGTCGCGTGCGTGA
- a CDS encoding MarR family transcriptional regulator: MPSSNDPPAIPRDSLEVSFIATLCPLREKLRRCYDHELTAFGLSRALAAPLVRIWENDGLRQNALAEQMDIEGPSLVRLLDQLCASGLVVRRPDPDDQRARTLHLTAAGVELAGRIMPVVERLRRQLLAGASDADLETCQRVFTSFLSACEREGADVTK; the protein is encoded by the coding sequence ATGCCCTCATCCAACGACCCTCCGGCGATTCCGAGAGACAGCCTCGAAGTTTCCTTCATCGCCACCCTGTGTCCACTCCGGGAGAAGCTGCGCCGCTGCTACGACCATGAACTGACCGCGTTCGGGCTCTCTCGCGCGTTAGCAGCGCCACTCGTGCGAATCTGGGAGAACGATGGTCTGCGCCAGAATGCGCTGGCCGAGCAGATGGATATCGAAGGACCAAGCCTCGTCCGTCTGTTGGACCAGCTGTGTGCGAGTGGTCTCGTCGTTCGGCGCCCCGATCCGGACGATCAGCGTGCCAGGACTCTGCACCTCACTGCTGCAGGCGTGGAACTCGCCGGCCGCATCATGCCGGTGGTGGAACGATTGCGCCGGCAGCTTCTCGCGGGTGCCTCCGACGCCGATCTCGAGACCTGCCAGCGAGTGTTCACCAGCTTCCTCTCCGCGTGTGAGCGCGAGGGAGCGGATGTAACAAAGTGA